The following DNA comes from Streptomyces sp. Ag109_O5-10.
GGACCTGGTGCGCGACCGACTGACCATCACCCGCGCAAAGTCGCTGTTCTACTGTGCCGCCGGCGGCCTCGGCTGGGGCCTGCCGGCCGCCATCGGGCTACGCCTCGGCAACCCCGACCGTCCCGTGGTGGCACTGATCGGCGACGGCGCAATGCAGTACACCCCAGCCGCCCTGTGGACGGCGGCACGCCACCAGGTAGCCGTGACCTTCGTGGTCTGCACCAACACCAAGTACCGGGCCCTGCAGGAATTCTCACAGATCCTGCACGTCCCCGAGGGCGACTACCTCGACATCGCCGGCCTCAACGTGCTGGACATCGCCCGCGGTTACGGCGTGGAGACACACCGGGCCGAGTCCCTGGACGACCTCACCGAGTACATCGGCAAGGGATCGCTGGCCGTCGGCCCCCGTCTGGTGGAGATCCTCCAGCGCTGACAGCCAAGAGCCTCGCCCCTTCGCACGCGGCCAACCTCACATCGGAGTCAGCGTAGCCACCAAACCCGCGACTTCAATCACGCGCGACACCCATGGGCGTTCTCAGCCCTTCGGCACTCGCCCGGAGCTGGCGCCCATTACCGGCGACGCCGAGAGGTCGGGAACTGGCACGCGGCCGCCCGGCGCAACCTCGTCAACCGCATGATCGGCCGGCTTTGCCAACGCCCCCAGCACCGCGAGCTGTTCGACGAGAACACCACGTTTCCCGCAGCGCCCGTGCCCGACGTCAGCGCGGCATGACCGGCATCAGCTCCCTCATGCCTTCCGGCAGGTCACGGTCCTCTCGCCAGGCCTCGCTGATCGAGATGAGGGCCTCCCACGACGCCTCGGCGACGGGGCCAGGTCGGCCCGTCGCAAGCTCGGCAAGCAGCGCTGGTCCCCCGTGCGCACACCACTCAAGCACCACGCCCAGGTTCCGGATCTGCACGATTACGACTTCTGAGCGGTTTCTGCGACCTCGTCGGAGAAGTCACCGGCGTCAACACGTACGCCTGCCTACTGCACCCCGTCCTGCCCTCCGGTTCGTGCCGGCAGTCGGCTCTCGGGTCAGACAACCGGCTGGCGGGCTCGGGCCGCCTCGATGTCCGGGACATGCTCTTCGGCCCAGAGCCGTACGGCGCGGAGTGGAATGAGCAGAGAGCGGCCCAGCGGTGTCAGGGCGTACTCGACACGGGGCGGGTTCTCCTCGTACGTGTGGCGGCTGATCAGACCGTCGGCTTCCAGCGAGCGCAGAGTTTCGGTCAGGACCTTCGGGGTGATCCCCTGGATGTGCCCCTTCAGCTCGGTGAAGCGGCGAGGTCCGTCGTCGAGGGCGTTGACGACGAACACGGTCCAGCGGGCGCCGATACGGTGCAGCACCGTGCGGCTCGGGCAGGTCGCTGCCATCACGTCGTACGCCTTGCCCATGGCTGCTCCCAGTTCCGTTGAAGATACCGGTATCAAATCCATACCGTTGCACCCGATCCTACGAGAGGGAGTGAGACGCATGGAGCGGATCCTGGTCATCGGCGGTGCACGGGCGCTCGGCGCGGCCGTCGCGAAGCGTGCGGCGAAGGACGGCTACGGTGTCGTTGTCGGTGCCCGCGATCTGGCTGCGGCCGACGTGCTGGCGCGCGAGATCGGCGCTACCGCGGTGCGGGTCGATCTGCAGGACGAGTCAACGGTCGCAGCCGCGGCGGAGCTGCTGAAGGATGGAATTGACCACATCGTGACGACCGGTTCGGCCCCGCACGATGTTCGCGCGACCGAGCTGGATCGCGACAAGCTGCTTGCTGCGTTCACAGCGAAGGTGGTCGGACCGATGCTGGTCGCCAAACACTTCGCACCGGTACTGCGGCCCACCGGGTCGATGGTGCTGTTCTCCGGTGTTGTCGGCTGGCGCCCCGGGCCGGGATCACTCGTCAAGGGGGTCACCAACGGTGCGGTCGAGTACGCAGCGCGCCACCTCGCGGCGGATCTGGCGCCGGTACGAGTCAACGCCGTCTCGCCCGGTGTCGTGGACTCGGGCACATGGGATCGACTTGGTGACAAAAAGGCCGGCCTGCTGGGCAAGAGCGCGGCCGGGACCTTCGTAGGACGCCACGGCGAGACCGACGACGTCGTCGACACCGTCATGTGGCTCCTCCGCGCGGGTTTCGTCTCCGGTGAGACGATCCACATCGAGGGCGGCGCCCGTCACAAAACCGCCTGACGCCAAGCTCCCGAGTGCTGTCAACGTTCACTGTCACGACACGTGAACAGAGCCGGCGCCCCTTTTCGCGGATGCCCGGCGACCCTGGTACGCCCTGCATCCGCACGGCGGGGCCACCCCAGTCCTGCGTGGTGGCCCCACCGCCGTATCAGTGCGCCGAGCCGTCGCTGTGCATGGCGTGGCCCCCTCGACGGTGTGAGTACTGAACTTGAATGCGTGCTGTCGGGGCTTGCGTTGACGGCGACAGACCCAGCTCACGGCTTCCCGGGCGGCCGGAGCGTGAGGGGGATGTTCGCGTGATTCGGGATCTGCCGCCATCGCCGTTGCCCCAGAACGCCGTCGCGCGCATCGGCTGCTCAGCAGAAGTGCCGGACGACGTCGCCGGCGATCCACGGCAGAAGGGCATCCCGGCAGGGCTGATCCGTTATGAGTACCAACCGCTGAGCGGGGCGGCGCTCCTGGACCGGATTGGTGCGAGCGGTTGGTCGCCTTCGGTACCAACGGCCTGTTCGGACGGCTCCGCGTCGACGTGGCGTCGCGTGGGGCACCCGGCCCCAGCGTGCGAAGTGGTGCGGCTCGGGCAGGCCGAGTGCGCCGCTCCGGCCTGCGGGACGACCCCACGGTCGTACAAGCCGCGCCATCTCGGCGAGCGATCTGGCCGCTTCGTTCCCGATGGTCGGACCGGATCGCTGAGCACGGAACCGGCGGGACGTACGCGGAGACGTCCGCCTCCCCGACTGTGCCCGGACGGGCGGCGCCACCCAGGTCTCCGGTCACCGGCGCGGAGTCAGCCAGCCGCGCTCCTGGGCGAGCAGCGCGATCTGGAAGTGGTTGCGCGCGCCCAACGCCGTGCCGATGTCGCTGATGTCCTTCTGCACGGTGCGCCGGCTCACCCCCAGCGTGCGGGCGATCGCATCCTGCTTCATGCCGAGCGAGAGCAGCCGCAGGACCTCGCGCGCCCGCGGGTTCGGCGTGTCGGAGGCGGGGGCCGGGGGCACCGGGCGTTCCTCCTGTCCCCAGGGCACCCCGTGTGCCCATAGGCTCTCGAACAGCGCTGCCAGCACGTGCAGCAGCGTCGGGGAGTGGACCAGCAGTGAGCCGGCGGCCGCGTCGTCCCGCCGCAGCGGCATGATCGCGGTGGTGCCGTCGAAAATCACCAGCTTCATCGGCAGGTTGCTGGACAGCCGCACCTCGCCCCCGATCTCGAGGCCGCGCCGCGCGGTCTCCAGCGATATCTCGTCGGTGAGGGTGTCACTGTCGTACACCGACCGGAAGCGGACGCCCGCGCGGATCGCCGTCGCCTGTACGGTCAGCCTGTCCGGCACCCCGTCGACCGCCGCCACGTACGGCGGCATCACCAGGTGCAGCACCTCGTGCCGGGCCGCTCGCAGCTGATGGGCGTAGCGCGCGGTGACCCGGTCCTCGGTGTCGAGGATCTCGAACTGGTCGGAAGCGAAACGGTGGTTGGTGGCCGAGATGTGCATCTCGTGCAGCAGCTCGGCGTGGGTCTCCAGACTCGCCAGCTCCTCGCGGCGCCGGGCCAGGAGGCTGCCGAGCGCCGGGCGCGGCGGGCTGGCACTCCAGCGGCCCGCGTGACCGCTGACCCGGACGGCAAGCAGTTCGGACTCCAGCAGGCGAAGGGCCCGGGCGGTAGCCGATGTGGACGCGCCCAGGGCCGCCGCCGCCTCGGCGGGAGCCGTCTCCGGGTGTCCTACCAGGTACTCCAGGATCCGCCCCGCCAACGGCGGCAGCCCCAGGCCGCTCCAGGGCACCTGCGGGATCTGCGGCACCTGCGGCTCCGCGGCCATCGGGCGGCCCCTGCTGTCGTTCACCGGTGGGAGTGCAGCGATCTTAACCCCGTGCCGCGCCCTCCGGTCCAGTGCGGGAGCGTTCCCACGCCGCCCCGACCGGGTCCGCAAAGCGGCACCAACCACTGCATTCAAGGGCCAAATACCCTCCGGTTCAGCACTCCCGCTTCGCGCCAAAGCGCAACTGCGCTCAGCCGCACCTCGAATTCCTTGTTCCCGTCGGCACAGCCGTCACAAGGTGATCAGCACCTTCTGCCGTGCACGCCGGTACACCGCCGCATCAACCCCCGATCACCCGGGCGTCACGCGGCGGCCGGACCGACAGAAGCTGCCAGCGTCGGCAGACCCGCACCCGCGCCGCCCCCGAACTCCTCGCGCGCAAGGAGCACTTTGATGCACCGACAAGCAAGACAGGCAGTGGCCGCCCTGGCCCTGCTGGTCCCCCTGGTGACGGCCGGCCCAGCCGTCGCCGCACCCGCCGACGGCCCCGAACCGACCGCGCCCGCACGCCACAGCCTGACCCTCCCCGACGGCTCGAAGGTGGCCTGGGCGGACGACGGCACCGGCACTCTCACCGACCCGCGAGGCCGTACCCGCGCCTTCCCCGTGCCGCGCTCGGCAGGACGCACCGGGCTCGGGGCCACGATCAGCCCCTCCACCACCGCGATCACCGCACGCGCCCAGGCCACCGGTGGTGCCCCGTACACCCTCGGCACCAAGCAGGGCACTTCCGCCCAGCAGGCACCCGTGCAGCCGATGAACACCGGCCCCGTGAAGCTGACCGCGGCCACGAAAGCCGTACTGCGACAGGACGCCCGCAAGGCGCCGCAGCCCGGCGCGACCACCGGCCTGCCCGCCAACGACGGCCTCGGCACGTCCTTCCAGTCCTACCTCAACGCCCAGGGCGTGGATGCCGCAGGCGCCTTCGCGGACGCGGACACCTACCTGCATGCCCTGCCCGGCGCCGGCCAGATCATCACCAACGTCTCCGTCGGCGACCTCACCGACCAGTCGATGGCCGACAACGGTGACGACTACGTGCGCGCGTACGGTCCCACCACCGTCGTCAAGAACGGCCGGCGCTACCTCGACGAGCCGTCGATGCCCCTCATCCCGACCTACACGGCCGACAACGATGCCAAGCTGAACCCTCTCGGCTCGACCGAGGGCCAGGACCCGAACCTCGGCGAGGTGCTCCTCGACTTCTCGATGATGGCCCCGCTCCCCCACGACCAGCAGCGCCCCGGCGCCACCGGGAGCGGCGCCACCGACCTGCTCGGCATAGCACCCGGCGCCCAGTACCGACTCGTCGTGCCGCAGGAGGCCAGCTACGAGGGCATCGCCGCCGCGCTGAAGGCCGCCGCGAACCAGAAGCCCCGGCCGAGTGTCATCACCGCCAGTCTCGGCTTCGGCACCGACGAGTCGATCGGCTTCCCGGGCCGCTACCTGGAGGACGACCCGACGATCCGGGCCACCTTGACCTCCATCGTGAAGTCCGGCATCGCCGTGGTCGTCTCCTCGAACGACGGCACCCGGCTCGCCCTGCCCGTCTCCGTCGGCCCCGACGGCGGCAGCACCCCGACCGACACCACCGCCAAGGCGAGCGCCCAGACCGACATCGACGACGTGGAGCCCACCTCCACGCCCTCGAAGGTGGTCGACAGCGGCGTCATCGCGGCCGGCGCCACCACCACCGACGACACGCTGAGTTCCGCCGACACCCGGCAGGGCGTCTACCCGACGACCCGCTACAACGGCTCCGCCGGCTACTCCTCTGGCTTCGGCACCCGCGTCGACCTCGCCGCCCCCGGCGACAACCTGCCGTCCTTGATCCACGTGTGCACCTCCAGCCCCTGTGCGGCGCAGGACGTCGAGGTCGTGCTGAACGGCGGCACCTCCGCCTCCGCACCGGAGATAGCCGCCGCCGTGGCCGACGTGCTCCAGTCCGCCAAGGCCACCCACCAGACCCTGACGCCGCGTCAGGTCCGGGACCTGCTCGTCTCCACGGGCAACTCCATCGCCCAGCCCCCGCAGGCCGACCGGCCGCTCACCATGGGCACCCAGCTCGATGTGACCCGCGCCGTGGAGAAGGTCCTCGCCAAGCGCTACCGCATCGCGCCCAGGCCCGTGCGTCTGTCGGTGGCCCAGCGGCAGCTGCTGCCCACGCAGTACGGGACCGCGTTCACCGAGTCCACCGACCCCACGGCGATCGACCTGTCGGGTCCCCTCGACGGCAACGGCACACCCTCCGGCCAGAACGCCGTCTCGCCGATCACGCTCGGCCTGGACATGGCCGGAGACCGCAGTGGCCTGACCTACCGGGTCCAGGTCGGCAGCGCCTCCTTCACCACTGGGCAGCCGAGCCTGCGCCTGACACCCGCCCAGATCCTCGACGCGGCCCACCTCCCGCTCGCCTCCGACACCGCCCGAAGCGTGCCCGTCACCTTCCAGGCCCTGCGCGGCGGCAAGGTGATCGGGCAGCTCTCGCAGAAGCTGACCTTCCTCCCCGACGACGCCACCTACGCCCAGGCGCTCGCCCCCGCCGTCCCCGGCGCCACGCCGCTCGGCCGACCGGTCACCGTCTCCTACGACCTGACCGGCGTACGCGGCCTGGACGACCCGCGGCTGGTGCTGTCCTCCGTGGGCCACTACACACCCAGCGCGGCAGTCGACGACTTCAACGTCCAGTGGTCCACTCCGCTCACCCGGACCAAGGGCACCGTGACGATCCCCGCATCCGCCTTCACGGCAGGCGGCGCCGGACTCTACGGCGTCGGCATCCGGCAAGCCGACCTCTACGGAGTGCTCCCCGTCTACGGCGACTTCCG
Coding sequences within:
- a CDS encoding LuxR C-terminal-related transcriptional regulator is translated as MNDSRGRPMAAEPQVPQIPQVPWSGLGLPPLAGRILEYLVGHPETAPAEAAAALGASTSATARALRLLESELLAVRVSGHAGRWSASPPRPALGSLLARRREELASLETHAELLHEMHISATNHRFASDQFEILDTEDRVTARYAHQLRAARHEVLHLVMPPYVAAVDGVPDRLTVQATAIRAGVRFRSVYDSDTLTDEISLETARRGLEIGGEVRLSSNLPMKLVIFDGTTAIMPLRRDDAAAGSLLVHSPTLLHVLAALFESLWAHGVPWGQEERPVPPAPASDTPNPRAREVLRLLSLGMKQDAIARTLGVSRRTVQKDISDIGTALGARNHFQIALLAQERGWLTPRR
- a CDS encoding helix-turn-helix domain-containing protein; this encodes MGKAYDVMAATCPSRTVLHRIGARWTVFVVNALDDGPRRFTELKGHIQGITPKVLTETLRSLEADGLISRHTYEENPPRVEYALTPLGRSLLIPLRAVRLWAEEHVPDIEAARARQPVV
- a CDS encoding SDR family NAD(P)-dependent oxidoreductase encodes the protein MERILVIGGARALGAAVAKRAAKDGYGVVVGARDLAAADVLAREIGATAVRVDLQDESTVAAAAELLKDGIDHIVTTGSAPHDVRATELDRDKLLAAFTAKVVGPMLVAKHFAPVLRPTGSMVLFSGVVGWRPGPGSLVKGVTNGAVEYAARHLAADLAPVRVNAVSPGVVDSGTWDRLGDKKAGLLGKSAAGTFVGRHGETDDVVDTVMWLLRAGFVSGETIHIEGGARHKTA
- a CDS encoding S8 family serine peptidase, with protein sequence MHRQARQAVAALALLVPLVTAGPAVAAPADGPEPTAPARHSLTLPDGSKVAWADDGTGTLTDPRGRTRAFPVPRSAGRTGLGATISPSTTAITARAQATGGAPYTLGTKQGTSAQQAPVQPMNTGPVKLTAATKAVLRQDARKAPQPGATTGLPANDGLGTSFQSYLNAQGVDAAGAFADADTYLHALPGAGQIITNVSVGDLTDQSMADNGDDYVRAYGPTTVVKNGRRYLDEPSMPLIPTYTADNDAKLNPLGSTEGQDPNLGEVLLDFSMMAPLPHDQQRPGATGSGATDLLGIAPGAQYRLVVPQEASYEGIAAALKAAANQKPRPSVITASLGFGTDESIGFPGRYLEDDPTIRATLTSIVKSGIAVVVSSNDGTRLALPVSVGPDGGSTPTDTTAKASAQTDIDDVEPTSTPSKVVDSGVIAAGATTTDDTLSSADTRQGVYPTTRYNGSAGYSSGFGTRVDLAAPGDNLPSLIHVCTSSPCAAQDVEVVLNGGTSASAPEIAAAVADVLQSAKATHQTLTPRQVRDLLVSTGNSIAQPPQADRPLTMGTQLDVTRAVEKVLAKRYRIAPRPVRLSVAQRQLLPTQYGTAFTESTDPTAIDLSGPLDGNGTPSGQNAVSPITLGLDMAGDRSGLTYRVQVGSASFTTGQPSLRLTPAQILDAAHLPLASDTARSVPVTFQALRGGKVIGQLSQKLTFLPDDATYAQALAPAVPGATPLGRPVTVSYDLTGVRGLDDPRLVLSSVGHYTPSAAVDDFNVQWSTPLTRTKGTVTIPASAFTAGGAGLYGVGIRQADLYGVLPVYGDFRALRIGPGADERPDAPLLSTDGYTRAHAADTARSAPKATVNWDATGVSGADGAEFEVMSPGPTLYGSLNTATNQNGSRHDDDGFNHASTLTVKLPSVKGHTVLDLSALGLPTGLQYPVRVLATRHGSPIGQASPTSFLQYRDGDPVAGTVESFTVSGGKALVSTDSFTLTGGDEVYHLDRSATTGYDLTTGTVGASFAESTDGRTMQEVLGTDPASGHALIIHTPFAGSEASIDVENPATGAPVKVTALSDLLSGSAYLEGGTVDPVRHRGLVTTYEPDSGLSRVWPVDMKTGLVGKSLALNPNNLYRSYNSVSVDASTGEVFVATGGTMGPCLGGRVPYGAVGADFGTGTVTPVTSLPLCVSALLPDGKGDKVYAAVGAAQPNPEGGEFPTSTWLTADQKTLTPSTTVDTGTRGPVWPALDSTHQVAVEASLYESGVETDNNAMSEITVLNPATGEVLARHAVANLVASTIAGSNFDFTGRQGLFLDPHTRTGWVVNGWGTGLERFSY